The genomic window TTGTTTGCGTTATTTACAGTTTTATTCGCCTATCTTTgtaattcagttgaaattggTGGGTTATCTATGATTGGTGGGCCGATTGCTAAAGTTATGCTCCTATGTAGATTTTTTATGTTCGGATTTAATATAAACGACATAAATCATTCTGCACTAACAAAATAATAAGTACAAAAATGGATAAGGCGCAGTGGATGACATCACTTCCAAGCCAGTTGAGAAATATGGCCATTATCAACCTTGCGATACCCGGTAgattagaaaatataaattggtgTGTTTTAATCTCAGTTTTTTATTACATACCAAAAAGGTTCTCATAATACAATGTCTTATGGAATAAAGTCTGGAGCAAAGCCTTCACCTGACGCCGAAAAGTCCACAATATGGCTGAATTTCTGTTTTCCGTGGTTTGTGCGACGTTGGGCAAAAACACAATCTTCCTGTATTTCAGAACAATTACTATTGGGAGTTCGATATTTCGATTTGCGTGTATgccaaaaaaatgagaaattctTTTTCGCACACGGACTCTTTGCTATGGAGGTGTTTGATCCTCTGGAAGATCTCAAACAGTATTTGCTTTCACATAAAGGGGAGGTTTGCATATTAGACTTCCAACATTTTTACGATATGAATGTGAAACATCATGTAAAACTACACGACCGCTTGCTAGAATTGTTTGGCTCTCTTTTGTACTCAAAATCTGATGGAATCTTGACCGATTTTACGCTGAATAGATGTAGCACATTGGGTCGAcaagtatttttgatttatcgtCGTTGCCCTGTGCTACTTCCAAATGAATTTTGGCCAAGTAATTGTTGGCCGACTCCATGGCCAAATGTAACTTCCGTAAAAAAACTTGAAACATATCTTCAAAATTCACTACTTTCCCGAAAGCCAACGCAAGGTTTCATATCTCAATGCATTTTGACGCCTTCCGGAAAGTACATAGCTTTAAGGTGATTACTGTGATTTGATTAAATAAGGTGATACTAACATAAGTTATTTCAGATGTTTTTCCTCGTTGCATAGAACTGCAAAAAAAGTAGACAAAAAAATACAACCGTGGATTGAAGAACAAATGCCTGGACCCTTTCAAGAAAATGAACCTCCTAAGACCAATGTCTTTATTACcgattttgtgaatttaaatgACGGCCAATTTTGTAACTCGGTTGtagaattgaattttaaaattgaaaatcgtttaCAAATTGGCGACGCCTGACCAATAGGTATACAATTTGATTGGCGCAAAACGGTGTTTTAAAACGTGcctaaatacaatataagaaATTCATTACAATAGGGatctgaaatttaaatttcacaaatattttaaagatgcTATTTTCAAGTTCTCGTAATTTCAGCTCAGtgtttagttttcttttaatttttgagttagCTTCCTTTCCACTTCTTTCGCTGCGTTGGTATCCATACAATGTTTTCATTGACACCAATATATTCACTATTTTTGGCGGCTATCAAATTACAATGCTTTTAGtattaactttcttttttaGTGCCAATCCTCCACACCTACCATTCGATCAAATGTTACTATGCTTTTTCTAAGGCATAGAGTTCCGCTGTCAtggatgataatttttttgtttgtatagaaTGTTTTTGTGGTGTTCACCCTTCCATTATTAAATTgggtttttggaaaattatcttTTACTGAACGATCGGTTTATAAGATTTCAATGTTTTCTTCTTGAGTTGATGCTTTTTCTGAAATTGTTGGTTTACGATGAATTCGTTATTTAACTAGttttagctgttttttttttaatacatagatAACTGTCGACTACATGTCTTTGTTAAAAGTGTTTGTCTTTTTATGATGACCTTATATTCTTGAAAGGCTTTTGTATAGCTGGTTGAAAATTGCAGTTGCTGTCGAATTAGTCATTTTTTGGCAAATATATGAAAGGATCACGAATACTTGTAGTAGTTCTTTAGCTGCCATAAGTTCTAATCTCTATTAAAAGGGTAGTTTTACTGAGTTTATTATGTGGTTGAGGGTTGTGTTTATTATTACCATGCTTTATCTCATGCATtgattattaaaacttttatttttctaagGCGTTTTCGCGAATGTCTTACTCCAAAGGTGCAACTGCAtattttattggttttgtttattatttaatttatttatgaatagcCGCAGATATctaatagaatttaattttaaacgcGTGTTATATATACGAATAgatatttgtaattattatttttttccattgttgACCTGCAATTATATATtgattgcaattaaaaaaattctctagTTTATGTTCTAGTCGTGTTCTTGCCCTATTAAACTTACTATTCGTTAGTTATTTGATCAGTTAGTAATAGTTATCAGAAAGAAATCGTGAGCCAATTGGAATAGAAAAGTATGGTTGTAAGATAATTGGTAAATTTTTGTTGTGTATTTGTTAACTAAAAGTGGGCTAAATCTGTTTCTTTGTAACAACCCTCCGTTGATTTCGATGCTTTCCTTGCCGCGGTATAATTTTCTTCTCTTCTGTATTTGGACTAAAACTTCTGTTGTGTTTGTTTCCTTTATGTTGACACTGTCGTACGCCTTGTTTGCTCATATTTTGAAATGCAGGATCGAAATTTTATATCGGTACCTTACGCTTtagttttaaaaacttaaaaagcaCATTAGTGCCTCTAATTATATCTTGATTCACCGAAAACAAAACATAAgacttaaaataaaactcaagaGCAAATTAAGCAAAACGTATGCCAATCGACCTAATAATAATAGGAAGCTTTGTTTTCGCTATAGGCTGAGTAAAAACGAATAAAGCCATAAGTTCGACGCCTGATAACTTCTTTCGAAAAAAGTTTACATCGTCATTCGGCAATACAAGCAGTTTTGATAGTTAATAGTGTTTTAAATCAACTATCCACAGGGACGATGAATCAACTATATTGCACACAGCTAGCTATTCAATCTGTTCAGATAC from Anastrepha ludens isolate Willacy chromosome 5, idAnaLude1.1, whole genome shotgun sequence includes these protein-coding regions:
- the LOC128864291 gene encoding PI-PLC X domain-containing protein 2 — translated: MDKAQWMTSLPSQLRNMAIINLAIPGSHNTMSYGIKSGAKPSPDAEKSTIWLNFCFPWFVRRWAKTQSSCISEQLLLGVRYFDLRVCQKNEKFFFAHGLFAMEVFDPLEDLKQYLLSHKGEVCILDFQHFYDMNVKHHVKLHDRLLELFGSLLYSKSDGILTDFTLNRCSTLGRQVFLIYRRCPVLLPNEFWPSNCWPTPWPNVTSVKKLETYLQNSLLSRKPTQGFISQCILTPSGKYIALRCFSSLHRTAKKVDKKIQPWIEEQMPGPFQENEPPKTNVFITDFVNLNDGQFCNSVVELNFKIENRLQIGDA